From Phacochoerus africanus isolate WHEZ1 chromosome 13, ROS_Pafr_v1, whole genome shotgun sequence, a single genomic window includes:
- the FBXL3 gene encoding F-box/LRR-repeat protein 3 produces MKRGGGRDSDHNSSEEGTAEKSKKLRTTSEPSQTCDWGNLLQDIILQVFKYLPLLDRAHASQVCRNWNQVFHMPDLWRCFEFELNQPATSYLKATHPELIKQIIKRHSNHLQYVSFKVDSSKESAEAACDILSQLVNCSLKTLGLISTARPSFMDLPKSHFISALTVVFVNSKSLSSLKIDDTPVDDPSLKVLVANNSDTLKLLKMSSCPHVSPAGILCVADQCHGLRELALNYHLLSDELLLALSSEKHVRLEHLRIDVVSENPGQTHFHTIQKSSWDAFIRHSPKVNLVMYFFLYEEEFDPFFRYEIPATHLYFGRSVSKDVLGRVGMTCPRLVELVVCANGLRPLDEELIRIAERCKNLSAIGLGECEVSCSAFVEFVKMCGGRLSQLSIMEEVLIPDQKYSLEQIHWEVSKHLGRVWFPDMMPTW; encoded by the exons ATGAaacgaggaggaggaagagatagTGACCATAATTCATCAGAAGAAGGTACCGCAGAGAAATCCAAGAAACTGAGGACTACAAGTGAGCCTTCTCAGACTTGTGATTGGGGTAATCTCCTTCAGGACATTATTCTTCAAGTATTTAAGTATTTGCCTCTTCTTGACCGGGCTCATGCTTCACAAGTTTGCCGCAACTGGAACCAGGTATTTCACATGCCTGACTTGTGGAGATGTTTTGAATTTGAACTGAATCAGCCAGCTACATCTTATTTGAAAGCTACACATCCAGAGCTGATTAAACAGATTATTAAAAGACATTCAAACCATCTACAATATGTCAGCTTCAAG gtggACAGTAGCAAAGAATCAGCTGAAGCAGCTTGTGATATATTATCACAACTTGTGAATTGCTCTTTAAAAACACTTGGGCTTATTTCAACTGCTCGGCCAAGCTTTATGGATTTACCAAAG tcTCACTTTATCTCTGCACTGACAGTCGTGTTTGTAAACTCCAAATCCTTATCCTCGCTTAAGATAGATGATACCCCAGTAGATGATCCATCCCTCAAAGTACTAGTGGCCAACAACAGTGATACGCTCAAGCTGCTGAAAATGAGCAGCTGTCCTCATGTCTCTCCAGCAG gtATCCTCTGTGTGGCAGATCAGTGTCATGGCTTACGTGAGCTGGCCCTGAATTACCATTTGTTAAGTGACGAATTGCTGCTTGCTTTATCTTCTGAAAAACATGTTCGATTAGAACATTTGCGCATTGATGTGGTCAGTGAGAATCCTGGACAGACACACTTCCATACTATTCAGAAGAGCAGCTGGGATGCTTTCATCAGACATTCACCAAAAGTGAACTtagtgatgtatttttttttatatgaagaGGAATTTGATCCATTCTTTCGGTATGAAATACCTGCCACCCATCTTTACTTTGGGAGATCAGTAAGCAAAGATGTGCTTGGCCGTGTGGGAATGACATGCCCTAGACTAGTTGAACTAGTAGTGTGTGCTAATGGGTTACGGCCACTTGATGAAGAGTTAATTCGCATTGCAGAACGCTGCAAAAATTTGTCAGCTATCGGACTAGGGGAATGCGAAGTCTCATGTAGTGCCTTTGTTGAGTTTGTGAAGATGTGTGGCGGCCGCCTGTCTCAATTATCCATTATGGAAGAAGTATTAATTCCTGACCAAAAGTATAGTTTGGAGCAGATTCACTGGGAGGTGTCCAAACATCTTGGTAGAGTATGGTTTCCAGACATGATGCCCACTTGGTAA